One region of Corvus cornix cornix isolate S_Up_H32 chromosome 14, ASM73873v5, whole genome shotgun sequence genomic DNA includes:
- the LOC104684908 gene encoding BTB/POZ domain-containing protein KCTD5 isoform X2, with translation MAAENHCEFPVPPAGGLGAGGPCRRCNSAPLPGAGPGKWVRLNVGGTCFLTTRQTLCRDPKSFLFRLCQADPDLDSDKDETGAYLIDRDPTYFGPVLNYLRHGKLVINKDLAEEGVLEEAEFYNITSLIKLVKDKIRERDSKISQVPVKHVYRVLQCQEEELTQMVSTMSDGWKFEQLVSIGSQYSCGRAQQSEFLLIVSREVKGEERCFQKCCSELVSIGSSYNYGNEDQAEFLCVVSKELHNTPYGTTSEPSEKAKILQERGSRM, from the exons ATGGCGGCGGAGAACCACTGTGAGTTTCCCGTGCCCCCGGCTGGCGGCCTCGGTGCGGGCGGGCCCTGCCGTAGGTGTAACTCGGCACCGCTGCCCGGCGCGGGTCCCGGCAAGTGGGTCCGGCTGAACGTGGGGGGCACCTGCTTCCTGACCACTCGACAGACGCTCTGCAGGGATCCTAAGTCCTTCCTCTTCCGCCTCTGCCAGGCCGACCCCGACCTGGACTCGGACAAG GATGAAACAGGTGCCTATTTAATAGACAGAGACCCAACCTACTTTGGGCCAGTGCTGAACTATCTCAGACATGGGAAACTGGTTATTAACAAGGACCTAGCTGAGGAAG GTGTACTGGAAGAGGCTGAATTCTACAATATCACATCTCTAATAAAACTGGTAAAGGACAAAATAAGAGAAAGAGACAGCAAAATCTCACAG GTGCCAGTCAAACATGTGTACAGAGTGCTGCAGTGTCAGGAAGAAGAACTCACTCAAATGGTCTCCACAATGTCCGATGGCTGGAAATTTGAACAG CTTGTCAGTATAGGTTCCCAGTACAGCTGTGGCCGGGCTCAGCAGTCAGAGTTTCTGCTGATAGTGTCACGGGAAGTGAAAGGGGAAGAGAGATGCttccagaaatgctgcagtgag ctGGTCAGTATTGGTTCTTCCTATAACTATGGCAATGAAGATCAGGCTGAATTTCTATGTGTTGTCTCGAAGGAATTGCATAACACTCCTTATGGCACAACCAGTGAACCCAGTGAAAAAGCAAAG ATTTTGCAAGAACGAGGTTCCAGAATGTGA
- the LOC104684908 gene encoding BTB/POZ domain-containing protein KCTD5 isoform X4 has product MAAENHCEFPVPPAGGLGAGGPCRRCNSAPLPGAGPGKWVRLNVGGTCFLTTRQTLCRDPKSFLFRLCQADPDLDSDKDETGAYLIDRDPTYFGPVLNYLRHGKLVINKDLAEEGVLEEAEFYNITSLIKLVKDKIRERDSKISQVPVKHVYRVLQCQEEELTQMVSTMSDGWKFEQLVSIGSSYNYGNEDQAEFLCVVSKELHNTPYGTTSEPSEKAKILQERGSRM; this is encoded by the exons ATGGCGGCGGAGAACCACTGTGAGTTTCCCGTGCCCCCGGCTGGCGGCCTCGGTGCGGGCGGGCCCTGCCGTAGGTGTAACTCGGCACCGCTGCCCGGCGCGGGTCCCGGCAAGTGGGTCCGGCTGAACGTGGGGGGCACCTGCTTCCTGACCACTCGACAGACGCTCTGCAGGGATCCTAAGTCCTTCCTCTTCCGCCTCTGCCAGGCCGACCCCGACCTGGACTCGGACAAG GATGAAACAGGTGCCTATTTAATAGACAGAGACCCAACCTACTTTGGGCCAGTGCTGAACTATCTCAGACATGGGAAACTGGTTATTAACAAGGACCTAGCTGAGGAAG GTGTACTGGAAGAGGCTGAATTCTACAATATCACATCTCTAATAAAACTGGTAAAGGACAAAATAAGAGAAAGAGACAGCAAAATCTCACAG GTGCCAGTCAAACATGTGTACAGAGTGCTGCAGTGTCAGGAAGAAGAACTCACTCAAATGGTCTCCACAATGTCCGATGGCTGGAAATTTGAACAG ctGGTCAGTATTGGTTCTTCCTATAACTATGGCAATGAAGATCAGGCTGAATTTCTATGTGTTGTCTCGAAGGAATTGCATAACACTCCTTATGGCACAACCAGTGAACCCAGTGAAAAAGCAAAG ATTTTGCAAGAACGAGGTTCCAGAATGTGA
- the LOC104684908 gene encoding BTB/POZ domain-containing protein KCTD5 isoform X1 encodes MAAENHCEFPVPPAGGLGAGGPCRRCNSAPLPGAGPGKWVRLNVGGTCFLTTRQTLCRDPKSFLFRLCQADPDLDSDKDETGAYLIDRDPTYFGPVLNYLRHGKLVINKDLAEEGVLEEAEFYNITSLIKLVKDKIRERDSKISQVPVKHVYRVLQCQEEELTQMVSTMSDGWKFEQLVSIGSQYSCGRAQQSEFLLIVSREVKGEERCFQKCCSELVSIGSSYNYGNEDQAEFLCVVSKELHNTPYGTTSEPSEKAKSEDEETDYDMNDSD; translated from the exons ATGGCGGCGGAGAACCACTGTGAGTTTCCCGTGCCCCCGGCTGGCGGCCTCGGTGCGGGCGGGCCCTGCCGTAGGTGTAACTCGGCACCGCTGCCCGGCGCGGGTCCCGGCAAGTGGGTCCGGCTGAACGTGGGGGGCACCTGCTTCCTGACCACTCGACAGACGCTCTGCAGGGATCCTAAGTCCTTCCTCTTCCGCCTCTGCCAGGCCGACCCCGACCTGGACTCGGACAAG GATGAAACAGGTGCCTATTTAATAGACAGAGACCCAACCTACTTTGGGCCAGTGCTGAACTATCTCAGACATGGGAAACTGGTTATTAACAAGGACCTAGCTGAGGAAG GTGTACTGGAAGAGGCTGAATTCTACAATATCACATCTCTAATAAAACTGGTAAAGGACAAAATAAGAGAAAGAGACAGCAAAATCTCACAG GTGCCAGTCAAACATGTGTACAGAGTGCTGCAGTGTCAGGAAGAAGAACTCACTCAAATGGTCTCCACAATGTCCGATGGCTGGAAATTTGAACAG CTTGTCAGTATAGGTTCCCAGTACAGCTGTGGCCGGGCTCAGCAGTCAGAGTTTCTGCTGATAGTGTCACGGGAAGTGAAAGGGGAAGAGAGATGCttccagaaatgctgcagtgag ctGGTCAGTATTGGTTCTTCCTATAACTATGGCAATGAAGATCAGGCTGAATTTCTATGTGTTGTCTCGAAGGAATTGCATAACACTCCTTATGGCACAACCAGTGAACCCAGTGAAAAAGCAAAG AGTGAGGATGAAGAAACGGATTACGATATGAATGACTCAGATTAA
- the LOC104684908 gene encoding BTB/POZ domain-containing protein KCTD5 isoform X3, whose amino-acid sequence MAAENHCEFPVPPAGGLGAGGPCRRCNSAPLPGAGPGKWVRLNVGGTCFLTTRQTLCRDPKSFLFRLCQADPDLDSDKDETGAYLIDRDPTYFGPVLNYLRHGKLVINKDLAEEGVLEEAEFYNITSLIKLVKDKIRERDSKISQVPVKHVYRVLQCQEEELTQMVSTMSDGWKFEQLVSIGSSYNYGNEDQAEFLCVVSKELHNTPYGTTSEPSEKAKSEDEETDYDMNDSD is encoded by the exons ATGGCGGCGGAGAACCACTGTGAGTTTCCCGTGCCCCCGGCTGGCGGCCTCGGTGCGGGCGGGCCCTGCCGTAGGTGTAACTCGGCACCGCTGCCCGGCGCGGGTCCCGGCAAGTGGGTCCGGCTGAACGTGGGGGGCACCTGCTTCCTGACCACTCGACAGACGCTCTGCAGGGATCCTAAGTCCTTCCTCTTCCGCCTCTGCCAGGCCGACCCCGACCTGGACTCGGACAAG GATGAAACAGGTGCCTATTTAATAGACAGAGACCCAACCTACTTTGGGCCAGTGCTGAACTATCTCAGACATGGGAAACTGGTTATTAACAAGGACCTAGCTGAGGAAG GTGTACTGGAAGAGGCTGAATTCTACAATATCACATCTCTAATAAAACTGGTAAAGGACAAAATAAGAGAAAGAGACAGCAAAATCTCACAG GTGCCAGTCAAACATGTGTACAGAGTGCTGCAGTGTCAGGAAGAAGAACTCACTCAAATGGTCTCCACAATGTCCGATGGCTGGAAATTTGAACAG ctGGTCAGTATTGGTTCTTCCTATAACTATGGCAATGAAGATCAGGCTGAATTTCTATGTGTTGTCTCGAAGGAATTGCATAACACTCCTTATGGCACAACCAGTGAACCCAGTGAAAAAGCAAAG AGTGAGGATGAAGAAACGGATTACGATATGAATGACTCAGATTAA